CTACCGTCGCAGACGCATCTATTACACGGTGAGCGATCCTGAAGATCTCAACGCAAGGGTTCTTCGCAGTAGCGTTGCAACCGTAGAAATTCCCGAGCTGGGGGTCTCTATCACACCGGGCGCGGGCGCGCACTTCATCGTGACGAACGTGGAGGGGATACTGAGGCTCGTACAGGATGCGGCGAAGTCGATCGAGGTATTGGGGGAGGGTTCAACAGGCTTCGTGGACACCATTGAGCGGCTGATAAGCAGAGGGGGGCGATTCACGCTAATTATCGACGATCCGTGGGGCGTGAGCTTCGTGGAGCCTCCCAAAGAGGCACGGGCTTGCAAGGTGCTTTTAGAGGAGGTTGAGGCCGGCTAGCCTGCACAAGAAAAGTTAATACCGGCGTTTGCTGCAAGCTACATGTGGCGAGAAAGGGAAGTAAGAGGAAAACCACAGCTCCTCGGACTGCTGCAGGGCTCATCACGTACTTCGAGGAGGAAGTAGGCGGATTAAAGCTCAGACCCGAAGTTGTGGTTGCGTTGACCGTAGGGCTGATGCTTCTCGTGATTCTGGCCCACATCATAATACCGGTGCCGCCCTAAATGGAGGAGTTTAAAAAAGGATTATTAAGAGTTGTATCCCTGATAAAAAGGGAAGCCGTAATAGATAGGGTATCCGTAAGGAGGGTGTTAAGGGAGCTCGAAAGAGAGTTGCTAAAGGCTGACGTTAGCCCGCAACTCGTCCTCGAGCTTTCTAGAAAAATTGAGGAAAAGACCCTGCGGGAGCAGGTTCCCCCGGGTTTCTCGAGGAGAGAGCTGCTTCTGAAGAACATGTACGAGGAGCTGGTAAATCTTCTGGGCGGCGAATCCCGCTACGAGCCAAAGGTAGGTAAGGGTAGTACGATATTACTGGTGGGTTTGCAGGGCTCCGGTAAAACGACAACAGCAGCTAAGCTTGCACTGTACTATAAGCGCCGGGGTTTCAGAGTAGGGCTGGTTTGCGCTGACAACTACCGTCCGGGGGCGCTTGAGCAACTAAAGCAGCTTTCTGAGCAGATTGGTGCGGAGTTTTACGGTCGTGTAGCGCCCCCTCTTGACGTTGCACTGGAGGGTGTGAGGGAGCTTAGGAGGAGGGGTGTTGATATAGTGATCATAGATACAGCCGGGCGCCATAAGGAGGAGGCGATGCTACTCCACGAGGTTAAAGAGATCGCTGAGAAGATTAAACCAACCGAGGTGATGCTAGTTCTCGACGCTACGATCGGGAAAGCCGCAGGTCCGCAAGCGGAGGCCTTTCACAAAGCCGTGCCTGTGGGTTCGATAATCCTGACGAAAATGGACGGCGCTGCACGAGGGGGCGGAGCCTTGGCGGCTGTAGCTAAAACAGGC
The sequence above is drawn from the Thermofilaceae archaeon genome and encodes:
- a CDS encoding ZPR1 zinc finger domain-containing protein, with the protein product MGESVSVYVESSEELEVDCPLCGGKAVLREATYDLPNVGRALLASLTCTRCGYRRADLVPLHTYRRRRIYYTVSDPEDLNARVLRSSVATVEIPELGVSITPGAGAHFIVTNVEGILRLVQDAAKSIEVLGEGSTGFVDTIERLISRGGRFTLIIDDPWGVSFVEPPKEARACKVLLEEVEAG
- a CDS encoding preprotein translocase subunit Sec61beta; the protein is MARKGSKRKTTAPRTAAGLITYFEEEVGGLKLRPEVVVALTVGLMLLVILAHIIIPVPP
- a CDS encoding signal recognition particle receptor subunit alpha gives rise to the protein MEEFKKGLLRVVSLIKREAVIDRVSVRRVLRELERELLKADVSPQLVLELSRKIEEKTLREQVPPGFSRRELLLKNMYEELVNLLGGESRYEPKVGKGSTILLVGLQGSGKTTTAAKLALYYKRRGFRVGLVCADNYRPGALEQLKQLSEQIGAEFYGRVAPPLDVALEGVRELRRRGVDIVIIDTAGRHKEEAMLLHEVKEIAEKIKPTEVMLVLDATIGKAAGPQAEAFHKAVPVGSIILTKMDGAARGGGALAAVAKTGARIAFIGVGEKVDELEPFDPPSFVSRLLGMGDLKALVEKLRSAQLAVSAETILSGRFTLLEFKHQLEELNKMGPLRKIFELLPGGVQLTPELEKAGSENLKKWISIMNSMTREELVKPEIINRSRMLRIARGSGTTVKDVKELLEAYRKAQKLMRQLTRSRRARLSLP